A region of Lagenorhynchus albirostris chromosome 20, mLagAlb1.1, whole genome shotgun sequence DNA encodes the following proteins:
- the LHX1 gene encoding LIM/homeobox protein Lhx1, protein MVHCAGCKRPILDRFLLNVLDRAWHVKCVQCCECKCNLTEKCFSREGKLYCKNDFFRCFGTKCAGCAQGISPSDLVRRARSKVFHLNCFTCMMCNKQLSTGEELYIIDENKFVCKEDYLSNSSVAKENSLHSATTGSDPSLSPDSQDPSQDDAKDSESANVSDKEGGSNENDDQNLGAKRRGPRTTIKAKQLETLKAAFAATPKPTRHIREQLAQETGLNMRVIQVWFQNRRSKERRMKQLSALGARRHAFFRSPRRMRPLVDRLEPGELIPNGPFSFYGDYQSEYYAPGGNYDFFPQGPPSSQAQTPVDLPFVPSSGPSGTPLGGLEHPLPGHHPSSEAQRFTDILAHPPGDSPSPEPSLPGPLHSMSAEVFGPSPPFSSLSVNGGASYGNHLSHPPEMNEAAVW, encoded by the exons ATGGTGCACTGTGCCGGCTGCAAAAGGCCCATCCTGGACCGCTTCCTCTTGAACGTGCTGGACAGGGCCTGGCACGTCAAGTGCGTCCAGTGCTGTGAATGTAAATGCAACCTGACCGAGAAGTGCTTCTCCCGGGAAGGCAAGCTCTACTGCAAAAACGACTTCTTCCG GTGTTTCGGTACCAAATGCGCGGGCTGCGCGCAGGGCATCTCCCCTAGCGACCTGGTGCGGAGAGCCCGGAGCAAAGTGTTTCACCTGAACTGCTTCACCTGCATGATGTGTAACAAGCAGCTCTCCACCGGCGAGGAGCTCTACATCATCGATGAGAACAAGTTCGTCTGCAAAGAGGATTACCTAAGCAACAGCAGCGTCGCCAAAGAGAACAGCCTCCACTCAG ccaccACGGGCAGTGACCCCAGTTTGTCTCCGGACTCCCAAGACCCGTCGCAGGACGATGCCAAGGACTCGGAGAGCGCCAATGTGTCAGACAAGGAAGGCGGCAGCAATGAGAACGACGACCAGAACCTGGGGGCCAAGCGGAGAGGGCCGCGCACCACCATCAAAGCCAAGCAGCTGGAGACGCTGAAGGCCGCCTTTGCCGCTACACCCAAGCCCACGCGCCACATCCGCGAGCAGCTGGCTCAGGAGACTGGCCTCAACATGCGTGTCATTCAG GTCTGGTTCCAGAACCGACGGTCCAAGGAACGGAGGATGAAGCAGCTAAGCGCGCTGGGCGCCAGGCGCCACGCCTTCTTCCGCAGTCCGCGCCGGATGCGGCCGCTCGTGGACCGCCTGGAGCCGGGCGAGCTCATCCCCAACGGGCCCTTCTCCTTCTATGGAG ATTACCAGAGCGAGTACTACGCTCCCGGAGGCAACTACGACTTCTTCCCGCAAGGCCCCCCGTCCTCGCAGGCTCAGACGCCAGTAGACCTGCCCTTCGTGCCGTCGTCCGGGCCTTCCGGGACACCCCTGGGTGGCCTGGAGCACCCGCTGCCCGGCCACCACCCGTCGAGCGAGGCTCAGCGGTTCACCGACATCCTGGCGCATCCTCCCGGGGACTCGCCCAGCCCCGAGCCCAGCCTGCCCGGGCCTCTCCACTCAATGTCGGCCGAGGTCTTCGGGCCCAGCCCACCCTTCTCGTCGCTGTCGGTCAATGGCGGGGCGAGCTACGGAAACCACCTGTCTCACCCCCCCGAAATGAACGAGGCGGCCGTGTGGTAG